In Nicotiana tabacum cultivar K326 chromosome 10, ASM71507v2, whole genome shotgun sequence, the DNA window tagccatgactgaagagatggagtctcttcacaagaatcagacatgggtcttagtgaaaagaaaaaaggggaagaggacagttggatggaagtgggtctaccgaaagaaagagggaattcctgaagtggaagatgctaggttcaatgtgggattggttgcaaaaggatttagtcagaaggagggaattgactacaatgagattttctctccagtcgtgaagcatagctcaattcgcgtgctactagcattggttgcccaatttgacttggagcttcaacagcttgatgtcaaaactgctttcttacactgtgatctagaagagacaatctatatggatcagcCTGGAGGTTTTCTAGCTGAGGGAAAAAAAGATCACatatgccaactaaagaagtctttgtatggtttgaagcaatcccctagacagtggtacaagaggtttgatgcattcatgactacacatgaattcttaaggagtgcatttgatagctgtgtgtatcacaagaagatgtctggtaactcaatgatttatttactgttgtatgttgatgatatgtttattgctgctaacaacattacagagataaatgctttgaagaaactgttgagtaaggaatttgacatgaaggatttaggagctgcaaagaaaatccttggtatggagatttcaagagaagacagtgttgtacatctttctcagaagaggtatattgaaagggttctcaagagattcaatatgcatgcgtgcaagcctgtaagtacactattagctcctcattttaaactttcagagttacaaatgcctcagtccgaggatgaggtggagcatatgtcaaagattccttatgccagtgcaGTTGGTAGCCTTATGTATGTtatggtatgcacacgtccagatattgctcaatctgtaagtgtggtaagtagatacatgtctagcccaggaaagaggcattgggaagctgtcaagtggatattgagatatctcaaaggagcttctggtgttggtctgacctttcgaaaaagtggtggcggtatttcaattctcggttatgtagattctgactatgcaggagatcttgacagaagaaggtccacaactggatacatctttaccctcgttggcagtgccgttagttggaagtcgactctgcagtcgattgccgctttgtctacgacagaagcagaatacatggcagcTGCGGAGGCGGTGAAGAAAGCTATCTGGTTGAAAGGTTTAGTAacggaattgagtttggttcagctggaatcaactcttagatgtgatagtcagagtgttattcatctaatgaaaaatcagagatttcatgagcacactaaacacattgatgtaagatttcattttattcgagatgttgttgaagagggaactatcaaggtcgtgaaggttatcacagacgataatgctgcagatatgttgaccaagatagtcccactcgctaagtttgcacactgcaaggacttggcgggggtgtgcatcaactgatgcaactccgaagagaacagttgttaggtggaggtggtatgttcaataatggtttgattcttcttgtttcttacaacgaggttgcccagtaagcttagaagttttggccagagttgttcacatGCATgctcgaaacgcaaaccaaggtggagattgaaggtgttggtttatgtttagtcaacaatgacatgccaattggaagagttgatggaaagagttggtgtggatgctaggaggaagcttcctctgTTGATGTCACCCATTACATCAataggaggtagtttgatgtcaccaataacatcaagaggaggtctttacctctataaatagatgcactccttcatttgtagaaaccatcccaaaaataatacaacacattgtagtgagtagagagttaagagagaaattctctcaagtgtaattgggaactctccccttcctttgttaatattaaaaggcaactgttctctggtggacgtaggattattttgatctgaaccacgttaaatcttgtgttctttcttttacgtttccgctaacagatggaaagttatatcaAATGTGGTCGTTCGCGCATAGTGGATGTATCAATGAATACAATTTTGATGGAAAAGTTGTATCAATTGTATTTGTTCATATACGCTTTGCATAAACTCGAATTTCATTCTGAAATTTTATCCAAACCTACATCAAATTTGCATCAAATCTATATCAAATCATCCTAAATTTGAGATATAAGTTCCCCAAGATGTTCTCAAATTTTTGAAACCACACCTAGTCCGAGATTTCACGCCTATAACAACTATATCAATTGTATTCGTTCACATACATTTTTCAAACACTCGAGTTTCATTATGAAAATTTAtccaaaatcacgtcaaatctGTACGAAATCATCCTAATTAAATATGATATATAAGGTCCCAAGATGTTCTCAAACTTTGGAACTACACCAAGtttgaaattattttaatttttcaaacCCAAATTTCAATTTTGAAGCTTTAAAAATTCATCAATGGTAGACTTTGAGATTGaatttattcaagaaaaacaaaaaaaatgaaggtTGAGGGGAGGATATGAGCTTGGATGAGTTGAAAGAGGAGTGGTGGAAGAGATTGGAGGCAGAAGAGAAGTGTTAGATCTAGATTTCAATGACgtaaaataacatatttttgtttGCAGGACAATCCCAGATGCAAAGAAGGATGCAAGCGAGTATGTCAATAATGCACGAAAGAAGACAAGAAAGGAAGGAgtaaaaacaaggaaaaatgcaAAGATATGTCAACGAGAAAGGAAGGTCCAAGATTAAAGGGATTTATAAAAGATATGACAATCTAGATGACGAAGAATAAAGAAGGAAGGGCTAAGATTAGAGGAGATCTGAGTTGTTGAAATTGCGCCTACTCAGACTACTGAAAATATGCGTCGCAAAGGAAAGTTATATATTCCTTACATCAAGGAACAATCTAGGGACCATTTGCACAAGGAAATTCACTCTCAAAAGGAAAGACCGACAATCAAGATTCAAATTAAGAAAACTCTACACTTATTCTTGGAATGAATAAAAAATTGATTCAACTCTGAGGATCAATTCCCTTGAGATCGTAAATCTCTCAACAATATGTCGAAATCAGTCAACCAAAGTTCGATATATTGCAGATTATCAAGGAAGAATCacatactttgatcaaaccaacTTCATGCTCTTTTTTCTACTCTAAATATGCATTATAATCTATTGATCTATAACTTCCCACAGAATACACACgcacacacgcacacacatacAGAGCGATAAgtaaataacacaataatattTTAGGTGAAAACTCCAGTTCATGgaattaaaaatcacgacctacactcgtaggatttcaatTTCACTAACCGAGCAACTTTAGATTATAACTCATTGCAACCTAGGatttaaactcttaatccctcacctaCTTGCAATAACTATATTGCAAGCCTTAATCTAGGAATTGAACTCTTAATACCTCACCTACTCACAATACCTATATTGTAAGTCTCTTTttaataactctattataaagctaaccacttgactaactctagtcaaaacAACCATATAGAATATGGTTTAAGAGATGTCCTACGAAATGCTTCTCAACAAGCTGAGTAGGAATTATAATTTATAACATAATACAAAGACACAATAATACTGAAGGACATACGACATAATTAATGTTGTGATTTAGTgcttttgttatgttgttgttttgttcttcaaTGCCTTTGGAGAGAATGAAGGCGGCTGCATACTTGagagagaaaatcaattttagGTTTTGCAAGTGTGTGTTGAAATCCATTGCCTCATGTTTATAATATAAAAGTGAGGTCATCAAGATGATGCAAGGGAGTGAGCAGTACACTGCATGCTTCAACAATGCTGCTGTATTGTTGCGTGTACAGTTTAGTAGCTTTAACACTTGTTAGATTTGACTTGTATTGTCACCAGTGATCTCCATCTGTTCCCTCTGCCGTTCccttaattaatttcattaaAACTTGTGCCAGACATTTGACTTGTTATTCTGAGAACTGAGAGGCTTTGTATCAGGCTCCCTATTTGGTTCTCACATGGAGTTtattaaatcatcaaaacaaaaaggCACATAACTTATCATAAGTGTAGTTTACTGTGTAATcagtagagagaagaaagagagaaattttTTGGTGAGACATTGTATCACAATTATCACGAGTGTACTTAGAACTAAAAGAGACTTGGTGTTCGGAGATAACATCAACACAATAGTACGAAAGCTATTTTaaggaattttgaagaaagaacacccttgcaacccaaggagattggagtaaaatttacatttgaatctgaaccagtataaaattctAGGTGTCTTTTAATTCTGcattttacttttatctttaattttatgCTGCCTTTACTTTCAGTCAACTATTTGGTAAACTAGTCAAAAGAAAAATCGACAATTCACCCTCTTgtattttcaagaaggagattcagcatctttatttttcatttatcCAAAACTCTAATTTATTGTTAGTATCCTGTTGAATCTACAAGGACCCCTTAATTGTATTCTCGTTAAGAACTGACTTTAGTTTAAATGAGCCTCAACTATATTCCTTTTGCTAGGTGAAAAAATACAACCAGTGTAAgccatttttccttttccttttcttctcctttttttttactttgccTTTACGCTCTTTTTCGAATCTAATAGATGGAGTGTAAACCAAGAAGAAGAACTGACGGTAAAGgataataaattttatacatcaaacatattttatttggTTCTACGAAGAAAAACCAAGAGAAAAAAAAGACCTTCGAATTTGCAAGGGTTTAAAAGCACTAGCAGCAGCCGTTCTTTTTTAATAGTATCTTTTAATTTACGCGATTCAATAGTCAAGATTATACCTACACACATGTATTAGGTGTTTAAACCAATTCAATAAATATATGATATATGTCTTTACAACTATTATACTTAGTTAATTAATATACATTTTTACCTTACATTATCTCTTAACCATGATAAATTAGTAGAGTTTGATGTAAACATTCGCTATGCAAGTAAGTTTATATTTCCCTATTGTTCAATCTTCATGGTATGATGATTGCTAGTTTTGGAAAATTGTGAGGAAAATAGATTTCaagaaattttaaattttaatttagaTTGATATAGACGAAAATTTCATATCTTTTTCGACATTTAGCAGCAGCAACGAAAACATGCTTATTACTTAATAATAGGAGTAGAAACTATAACACCCTTATGTAAATGGGAGGTCAAAGCCTATTGTTTGTTTGCAACTTAATAAGACCTAATACACCTATTGTAGAGATTAAAATGGTAGTTTATTGGTTGCAATTCAATCTTACATCACTTATGTATAAGATTCGAATTTCAATTAAGGGCTTTTCTTTCATCCTCTTTACTCTGCATAGAATGAAATTTTAGTTTACTATTTGCTATTCTACTCTCAGTGGCGAAATttagggtgttcaaacttgaaagaaataaaaaaaaaattcgataAAGGATattcaatatatattatatacctctaaaattcAATATTTTATCTGTAACTTTTGGACGAAgcccttatggctatatatataagGTTCAAATCTCAACTATAAGGGGTATTTCTtcttgataaagaaaaaaaaaagcatttGTCTTGGTAAATATGGATTAATAACGCTAGAAAGAGGATAGAAATCGATTAACAATTAGTCCACCATATATATACTAAAATAAAAAGCCAATAACTGCAGTATCAACGTTCCATTTGTTCCTCAAACAAAGACAGATAACGCCACCTAAacccaataaaaataaaaatagttacGGTTGTTTCCGGCATTAGTTTTCTACTCGCTAAATAAGAAAAGCATCTTCCCCAAAACACCCGCACACCGAGTCCTCCCCCCCTAACATTACACAGCTACAACACGACATCATCTCCATTCTTCTTCCTCTTTCCCCAACAATCTTTATCACACTCTGTAGACCCATAATCATCAGATCTGAAGTTCCCAAAGTTTAACCCCCGCATTCCAATGCTGTCTGATCTCTTTCTCAAATACCCACCAGATGTTTGTGTAATTGACTCTTAGAAAAAATACTGTTAATTGTGGGGCATTTTCATATCCCAGATGGGAATGCCTGCAAAACGATGAGCAAAACCAGAGACGAAGAAGAAAACGAGGAGGACCAGAGCTTTCACGACTCACTTGACCGTTTACTCTCTTCTACTAACACGTCTTGCTCTTCCTCTCCTTCTTCTGACAACGAACAAGACGATATTAAAGATCTTAGTTTTAACTTGGGTTCCCCACTAAATTATGGTGTTCCGGACCCACTCCCTGTTCCTCGGTTTCCTATGGGTGTCTCCAACAATTATGATGTTTGGATCTCTGAACCCTCCTCCGTTGAAGAACGCCGTATTCGCCTCCTCAGTCAGATGGGTCTCAGCCGTGACCCTTCTCTCCTCCGCCACAGACCTTCACTCTCCCAGTCTTCAGCTGCCGACTATGGTGCCGCCGGCGACATACCGGAGATTTTCGGCAGATCGGTTTCAGCTAATCATTTAGTTGCTGCCGGCGGTGATGAGGGTATTTCTACTACtagtattaataataataattccaaaACTAGTAGTATTATTATTAAGAGTACCAATGCTTGTGGGTTCGTTCGATCAAAATCAGACAGTGATCGGAATTCCTCTAATTGTTCTACTTCTTCTTGTTGTCACTCAGTTAATAAAACTACTGAAATTATTTCCATGAATTCTACTGCCTTGTCATCATCAGTACAAGTAAATATGGTCAATGGGGTTGACGGTATAGCTGtacataataataatagaaaccGTAGTAAAAGTCTGTGTGAGGATCTATTGCGTAATGGTGGAAATGGAACTCCGAAGAAGAAGCCACCCACAGGAAAGATGAGAAGTGATAATGGGAACTGTAATTTGTTGGAAAATAGTGAGGTGGAGGGAGGGTTGGTGGAATTGAAAAATGGAGATCTTGGAATTGAAGAGCAGAATGTGTGCACAATAAAGAATCTTGATAATGGGAAGGAGTTTGTGGTTAAGGAAGTTAAGGAAGACGGGACGTGGAAAAAAGTTAAGGAAGTAGGTACAGGAAGGCAGTTGACAATGGAAGAATTCGAGATGTGTGTTGGGACTTCACCAATTGTTCAAGAACTGATGAGAAGGCAGAATGTAGAGGATGGGAATAAGGATAGTTTGGATTGTAATAATACGAATGAGGATGGTGAGACTGGTGGACCGAAGTCGAAGAAGAGGGGAAGTTGGTTGAAGAGTATCAGAAATGTGGCTGGTGCTATGACAGGTCACAAGGAGCGGCGGAGCAGTGATGAGAGGGATACGGCGTCTGAGAAGGGTGGCAGAAGGTCTAGCTCGGCAACAGATGATAGTCAGGATGCTTCTTTTCATGGGCCTGAAAGAGTACGGGCCCGGCAGTATGGCAAGTCCTGCAAAGAACTTACTGCACTGTATAAAAGCCAAGAGATACTGGCACATAATGGTTCTATTTGGACCATCAAATTTAGTTTGGATGGGAAGTATCTCGCCAGTGCTGGTGAGGACTGTATAATACATGTCTGGCAGGTAACTGAATCAGAGAGGAAGGGTGACCTATTGCTGGATAAGCCGGAAGACGGGAATTTAAATCTCTTGCTTTTGGTGAATGGGTCTCCTGAGCCAACTACATTGTCACCAAATGATGGCCACctggagaagaaaagaagaggaagattgTCTATAAGTCGAAAATCAGGGAGCTTTGACCATGTTTTGGTACCGGAGACTGTTTTTGCGCTTTCAGAAAAGCCTATCTCTTCATTTCAGGGGCATTTGGATGATGTTCTTGACCTCTCATGGTCCAAGTCTCAGGTTAGTTGACactctttatttttattcttggGCACATTCTGGACCCTTGACTTCCCTACAAAAGAATTAAGCCTTCTTTACATTCGTTGATGCTAAACAATTCACTAATATGAATATGCCAATGCAAAGTTATCTGTACCTTGTCAAATCTCTGTGGATATTTTACTACCCATCAAATAACAACATATTTTAACAGCAAGTCAGTAGGAGTACATGGCTTGTAATAGATGAGAAGTGGAAGTTGATTGTTTCTATTCAGACACAACAAAGATGATTCTTTCGTCAGATGTCAGATAGTCAGTGTTTATATTTATCAATCAACATCTTCCACTTGCCTTCTCGTTCCCTGATGACAAGTACAATTGATTAAGACTTGCAATTCCATTTGCCACTGGTTGAAGTTGACGGATAACTAATTCAGGGATTGAGTGGTCTGCTGAATAGTAGATTTCTGTCATTGTGGACCTAGTGGTATGCAACAATCCTCACTTTACCGTGAAAGATTTGCTGAAGGTATACGAGGATTGGTTCCTTAGGTGTTCTGACAGTATGATATCATGGAGTTGCTTTATGTGTGAGTGCACAAAATGACGAAATGAATAGTCATTTAATCTTTCTATAAGGTATAGATGGTGGACAGGCGTGACACTATATGTCACTCTATTTATCTGGAGGTATCTGAGCTTTTTAacaagtactccctccgtttcaatttatgtgaacctatttcctttttggtccgtgccaaaaagaatgacccctttcgttatttggaaacaatttacttttatgcaatgatttatagccacacaaaatatatgtgcctcattttacaccacaagttcaaaagtcttctctcttttcttaaactccgtgcccagtcaaatgagttcacataaattgaaacggagggagtatataaaaataatagaaaattcaGTTGGAAGGAAAACAAGTACTCCTCTTTTATCATAGTTACTTTGTCTCACCCATGGGTAAAAGGTTAATGCCAAGAGAGTGACAGTGCTCGATTCTATCCCATCATTCAGTATCTTGTGTTAAGCTTTGAGCTTTCCCTAGTTGACTCCAGTTAGCACTTTGTCAATTGTTTCTTCCTTGTTTATGACACAAGTGAATATCTTGTAATTAGAATAAATGGTTGTGGTCTAATGAACAAAAGGTTGATCTGGCTCCTtatcagaaagaaaaaaacaacaacaaacaaaagcATTCAGTTGTGGGTTGTGCTTTTCTTTTTATTACATAAATTAGGTTGCACCTTTTAATGTACTTTGTATAGGGAAATCTGGCAGATTTAGAACGAGACAGCATAATCACTAACTTTGCACCATTTTCTTCCTTGGTTCTGAGAGTATTATCTAGATCGCAGTTTTAGGGTTATAGATGCTGGATGATTCTTTAAAGTAGCATAATTTAATGGTTTTATTTAATGACTCCTGATATTTGTAGTTTCTGGTAAGTGATAACTAGGAACACTTGGAACATATGTT includes these proteins:
- the LOC107787387 gene encoding uncharacterized protein LOC107787387 yields the protein MSKTRDEEENEEDQSFHDSLDRLLSSTNTSCSSSPSSDNEQDDIKDLSFNLGSPLNYGVPDPLPVPRFPMGVSNNYDVWISEPSSVEERRIRLLSQMGLSRDPSLLRHRPSLSQSSAADYGAAGDIPEIFGRSVSANHLVAAGGDEGISTTSINNNNSKTSSIIIKSTNACGFVRSKSDSDRNSSNCSTSSCCHSVNKTTEIISMNSTALSSSVQVNMVNGVDGIAVHNNNRNRSKSLCEDLLRNGGNGTPKKKPPTGKMRSDNGNCNLLENSEVEGGLVELKNGDLGIEEQNVCTIKNLDNGKEFVVKEVKEDGTWKKVKEVGTGRQLTMEEFEMCVGTSPIVQELMRRQNVEDGNKDSLDCNNTNEDGETGGPKSKKRGSWLKSIRNVAGAMTGHKERRSSDERDTASEKGGRRSSSATDDSQDASFHGPERVRARQYGKSCKELTALYKSQEILAHNGSIWTIKFSLDGKYLASAGEDCIIHVWQVTESERKGDLLLDKPEDGNLNLLLLVNGSPEPTTLSPNDGHLEKKRRGRLSISRKSGSFDHVLVPETVFALSEKPISSFQGHLDDVLDLSWSKSQHLLSSSMDKTVRLWHLSSKSCLKIFSHSDYVTCIQFNPVDDRYFISGSLDAKVRIWSIPERQVVDWNDLHEMVTAACYTPDGQGAFVGSYKGSCRLYNTSDNKLQQKTQINLQNKKKKAHQKKITGFQFVPGSTSEVLVTSADSRVRVVDGADLVHKFKGFRNTNSQISASVTADGRYVVCASEDSHVYIWKHEGDSRPSRNKGVTITQSYEHFHCQDVSMAIPWPGMSDNLRFPYSSSGEQNGHADRLDEVSTANHPPTPIEENGNECSPLTSGCSNSPLHGTLSGAMNSYFFDRFSATWPEEKLLLATKNRSPRVSIDASVDFSNGSNHTKSAWGLVIVTAGRRGEIRTFQNFGLPVRI